A portion of the uncultured Draconibacterium sp. genome contains these proteins:
- a CDS encoding efflux RND transporter periplasmic adaptor subunit — protein MKKILFILTTALIVSACGNTTVTDEAAKRKQLQELKQQVHALEQQIHTLESELTANEKEDLVNIKATVVDNQIFEHFIEVTGKVEAEQDVDVSPESAGIIKEVLVTEGQQVNKGQVLARLNTDVLERSVEELKVQLDLAVTNYERQKNLWDQNIGSEMEYLQAKNNKESLEKRINSLYTQIEMAEVKSPINGVVDIVYQEKGNIGSPQSPFAKVINTSNIKIYGDISETYITKVHKGDDVEIRFPALDKTVHAKINQIGNTIDPNNRTFRVRINIDNESNLIKPNLVSVLSMRDYVNESAIVVPSLYIKEDFKGHYLYVVENAEGKNVAKKVYVTPGVSNNNMTEITEGLTAGTQVISEGYNQVVNGTAVKIN, from the coding sequence ATGAAAAAGATTTTATTCATTCTAACAACCGCCCTAATAGTTTCGGCTTGCGGAAACACAACTGTTACCGACGAAGCCGCTAAACGAAAACAACTACAGGAATTAAAGCAACAAGTTCATGCACTCGAGCAACAAATTCATACGCTCGAAAGCGAACTGACAGCCAACGAAAAAGAAGATTTGGTAAATATTAAAGCTACGGTTGTTGACAACCAAATTTTTGAACACTTTATTGAAGTTACCGGAAAAGTTGAAGCCGAACAGGATGTTGATGTTAGTCCTGAATCAGCTGGTATTATAAAAGAAGTGCTGGTAACCGAAGGACAGCAGGTAAACAAAGGTCAGGTTCTTGCACGATTGAATACCGACGTATTGGAACGATCGGTTGAAGAACTTAAAGTACAATTGGATTTGGCGGTTACCAACTACGAGCGTCAGAAAAATTTGTGGGATCAGAATATTGGCTCCGAAATGGAATACCTGCAAGCCAAAAACAACAAGGAAAGTCTTGAGAAAAGAATTAACAGCTTGTACACCCAAATTGAAATGGCCGAAGTTAAATCGCCAATCAACGGAGTGGTAGATATTGTTTACCAGGAGAAAGGAAATATTGGAAGTCCGCAATCACCATTTGCCAAGGTAATTAACACCAGCAACATTAAAATTTACGGCGACATTTCCGAAACATATATTACCAAAGTGCATAAAGGCGACGATGTTGAAATTCGTTTCCCGGCACTTGACAAAACGGTTCATGCAAAAATTAACCAAATCGGAAATACCATCGATCCGAACAACCGCACATTCCGCGTTCGTATCAACATCGATAACGAATCGAACCTGATTAAACCAAACCTGGTTTCGGTTCTTTCAATGCGCGACTATGTAAACGAGTCGGCCATTGTTGTGCCTTCGCTTTATATTAAAGAAGACTTTAAAGGACACTACCTGTATGTTGTTGAAAACGCTGAAGGAAAAAATGTGGCTAAAAAAGTGTACGTAACTCCGGGCGTTAGCAATAACAACATGACTGAGATTACAGAAGGACTAACTGCAGGAACACAGGTTATTTCTGAAGGCTATAACCAGGTTGTTAACGGAACAGCTGTTAAGATCAATTAA
- a CDS encoding efflux RND transporter permease subunit, which translates to MEKETEKHKSEITRKFQPTFLALKNKTTVYIFTALLVLFGIFSYQQMPREAMPEIVVPYIFIQTLYPGNSPVDIENLCTRPIEKELKGLKGVKEVTSASYQDVSTIIVEFNTNVTIKQALQDTKDRVDQAKSELPNDLPSDPYVTDFDLSEYPIMNVNVSGEYNMRDLKKYAEIMQDEFEGYKEISEANIRGIEEREIQINIDPYKLDAVGLTFEDVAFAIQLENISMGAGQFTADQTRRTIRTDANYTSIDQIANTIIKVNNSKPVYIRDVATVVDGYKEQATIARLNDQPVITLSITKKSGENILAASQNVLNAIDQLKARGQIPKDLDVVVTDDMTHYIEDTISNLENSIILGMILVTFVLFLFLGFRNALFAGLAIPLSMFLSFVILQQSGITLNSMVLYGLILALGMLVDNAIVVVENVYRLFSEGNPLSKATKQGVSEIAFPIISSTLTTLAAFFPLLAWEGIIGEFMSILPQTLIVVLASSLFVALIINPAFISSFMKVDDINRKMNVKKVLRNAGIFAGISVLFYVAKIFLLGNLLATVAFLMVANLFVLRPVARWFQTKFLVWLEHMYTKQLRHALTGPWPYIYFGGTFLLLLFSVGFYFGSNPKMVFFPETDPTTVYVTMELPLGTSIEKTDEVSREVENIIKETIKPVNHIVKSVTTNVGVGMSGGMFSNNEESPNKSLTSVSFVEYKLRDGINTSIIMQDIAKNLDGFVGAKIFVEKDDQGPPTGDPVSIDVSGDEYDQLIRITDDFLRIIEDDNIPGIDELQLNINTNQPEMLIEVDREQARLYELSTQQIAMAFRNSIYGYEASQFKDGEDEYDIFVRLDEKYRNDVSTLMNQKIPVNGSKIPISSVASFEYSTSYDKISRVDHKRVISITSGVVEGYNANEINNRIAQLLEDYEMPEGYTYEFSGEQQEQAESMQFLIYALIIAVAMIMIIMVTQFNSFIRPAIIIATVVFSTIGVFLGLGIFKMEFVVIMTGIGIISLAGIVVNNGIVLIDYIDLTRVRKRKELGYSEKAFLPKHVQIDALVEAGKTRLRPVLLTAITTVLGLLPLAIGLNFNFFTLYSRFDPQITLGGESVAFWGPMSWTVIFGLTFATFLTLLLSPVMYMITIRINYTIKKWTGNLPEDNKPVKPEVSE; encoded by the coding sequence ATGGAGAAAGAAACTGAAAAACATAAATCTGAAATAACGCGTAAGTTTCAACCAACGTTTCTTGCGCTAAAAAATAAAACCACAGTGTATATTTTCACTGCCTTGTTGGTTTTATTCGGAATCTTCTCGTACCAGCAAATGCCCCGCGAGGCTATGCCCGAGATTGTTGTTCCGTACATTTTCATACAAACTTTGTATCCCGGAAACTCGCCGGTTGACATTGAAAACCTGTGTACCCGCCCTATCGAAAAAGAACTGAAAGGGCTAAAAGGCGTGAAAGAAGTAACCTCGGCATCGTACCAGGATGTGAGTACCATTATTGTTGAGTTCAACACAAATGTTACCATAAAACAGGCATTGCAGGATACAAAAGACCGCGTTGACCAGGCAAAGTCGGAATTACCAAACGACCTGCCAAGCGATCCGTATGTAACCGATTTCGATCTTTCGGAATACCCCATTATGAACGTAAACGTTTCGGGCGAGTACAACATGCGCGACCTGAAAAAGTATGCCGAAATAATGCAGGACGAATTTGAAGGCTACAAAGAAATTTCGGAAGCCAACATTCGTGGTATTGAAGAACGCGAAATCCAGATTAATATCGATCCCTATAAACTCGATGCGGTTGGGTTAACTTTTGAAGATGTTGCCTTTGCCATACAACTGGAAAATATTAGTATGGGAGCCGGTCAGTTTACTGCCGACCAAACCCGAAGAACAATACGTACCGATGCCAATTATACCAGCATCGACCAAATTGCCAATACCATTATAAAAGTAAACAATAGTAAACCTGTTTACATTCGCGATGTGGCAACCGTTGTTGACGGCTATAAGGAACAGGCAACCATTGCCCGACTGAACGACCAACCGGTAATTACTTTGTCGATTACCAAAAAATCGGGCGAAAATATTCTTGCTGCGTCCCAAAATGTGCTCAACGCCATCGACCAGCTGAAAGCACGCGGACAAATTCCGAAAGACCTTGATGTAGTTGTTACCGACGATATGACCCACTACATTGAAGACACCATTTCGAACCTTGAAAACAGTATTATTCTGGGGATGATCCTGGTGACATTTGTACTGTTTTTGTTCCTCGGATTCCGCAACGCACTTTTTGCCGGTTTGGCCATTCCGCTGTCCATGTTCCTGTCGTTTGTTATTCTGCAACAAAGCGGAATTACACTCAACTCGATGGTACTTTACGGATTGATACTTGCACTTGGAATGTTGGTTGACAACGCCATTGTTGTGGTTGAAAATGTGTACCGACTGTTTAGCGAAGGTAATCCCTTATCAAAAGCAACCAAACAAGGGGTAAGCGAAATTGCCTTCCCAATTATTTCGTCAACACTAACAACACTTGCGGCTTTCTTCCCGCTATTGGCCTGGGAAGGAATAATTGGCGAGTTCATGAGCATTCTTCCACAAACATTGATTGTTGTCCTTGCCTCATCGCTGTTTGTAGCGCTGATTATTAACCCGGCATTTATTTCATCGTTCATGAAAGTGGATGATATTAACCGGAAAATGAACGTAAAAAAGGTGTTGCGAAATGCAGGCATTTTTGCCGGAATATCAGTTTTATTTTACGTAGCCAAGATTTTCTTACTTGGAAACCTGCTGGCAACAGTAGCCTTTTTAATGGTTGCCAACCTGTTTGTTTTACGTCCGGTGGCACGCTGGTTTCAAACCAAATTCCTGGTATGGCTCGAGCACATGTACACCAAACAGCTGCGTCATGCGTTAACCGGTCCGTGGCCATACATTTACTTTGGCGGAACATTTTTGTTGCTCCTGTTTTCAGTGGGCTTCTATTTTGGCAGCAACCCAAAAATGGTATTCTTTCCTGAAACCGATCCAACAACCGTTTATGTAACCATGGAATTGCCACTGGGAACTTCAATCGAAAAAACCGATGAAGTTTCGCGCGAGGTGGAAAATATTATAAAAGAAACCATAAAGCCGGTTAACCACATTGTTAAATCGGTTACCACCAACGTTGGTGTTGGAATGAGTGGTGGAATGTTCAGCAATAACGAGGAGAGTCCGAACAAGTCGCTTACCTCGGTTTCGTTTGTTGAATACAAACTGCGCGATGGCATTAACACCTCGATAATTATGCAGGATATTGCCAAAAACCTTGATGGTTTTGTTGGTGCAAAGATTTTTGTTGAAAAGGATGATCAGGGACCACCAACCGGCGACCCGGTTAGTATAGATGTATCGGGCGATGAGTATGACCAGCTGATCCGAATCACCGACGATTTTCTGCGTATTATTGAAGATGATAACATTCCGGGAATTGACGAGTTGCAACTAAACATTAATACCAACCAGCCCGAAATGCTTATTGAGGTTGATCGCGAACAGGCACGTTTGTACGAACTGTCGACCCAGCAAATTGCTATGGCTTTCCGTAACTCGATTTATGGATACGAAGCAAGCCAGTTTAAAGATGGCGAGGATGAATACGATATTTTTGTTCGTTTAGATGAAAAATACCGCAACGATGTTTCTACACTTATGAACCAGAAAATTCCGGTAAACGGAAGTAAAATTCCAATTTCGTCGGTAGCTTCGTTTGAGTATTCAACATCATACGATAAAATCAGTCGTGTCGATCATAAACGTGTTATTAGCATAACTTCGGGAGTTGTTGAAGGCTACAATGCCAACGAAATTAACAACCGTATTGCGCAGCTGCTTGAAGACTATGAAATGCCGGAGGGCTACACTTACGAGTTTTCGGGCGAGCAACAAGAGCAGGCCGAAAGTATGCAGTTCCTTATTTATGCATTGATTATTGCTGTGGCCATGATCATGATTATTATGGTAACGCAGTTTAACTCGTTTATCCGCCCGGCAATTATTATTGCAACTGTTGTATTCAGTACCATCGGAGTTTTCCTTGGTTTGGGAATCTTTAAAATGGAATTTGTGGTAATTATGACGGGTATTGGTATTATTTCGCTGGCCGGAATTGTGGTAAACAACGGTATTGTACTGATTGATTACATTGATCTGACACGGGTGCGCAAACGCAAAGAACTGGGTTATTCCGAGAAAGCTTTTTTACCAAAACATGTACAGATTGATGCACTGGTAGAAGCCGGAAAAACACGTTTACGCCCGGTATTGTTAACAGCAATTACTACCGTTTTAGGTTTGCTGCCGCTGGCAATTGGTTTAAACTTTAACTTCTTTACGCTGTACTCGCGTTTCGATCCGCAAATTACACTTGGCGGCGAGAGTGTTGCGTTCTGGGGGCCAATGTCGTGGACCGTTATTTTTGGTCTAACCTTTGCCACTTTCTTAACACTGCTACTCTCTCCGGTAATGTATATGATTACTATCCGGATAAATTATACCATTAAAAAATGGACCGGTAATTTACCGGAAGACAATAAGCCGGTTAAACCGGAAGTTTCGGAATAA
- a CDS encoding mannose-1-phosphate guanylyltransferase: MANNFCVIMAGGVGSRFWPLSRTARPKQFLDILGTGKTFIQQTYERFQSIVPNENFIVVTNALYKDLVKTQLPELTDGQILLEPLRRNTAPCLAYAANKIATIDQEANIIVTPSDHLILKEEEFQKQIRNGLEFAAEKPALLTLGIKPNRPETGYGYIQVKRKKEFRDLDNLYKVKTFTEKPNEEMAKIFIDSGEFYWNSGIFIASLSTMLESLQQHLTEIALKFEQGRSKMNTASEEPFIRKTYSECQAISIDYGIMEKAKNVYVLTADFGWSDLGTWGSLYENKEKDELGNVIRADNVMLYDTANCIVDISKNKMAVIHGLDGYIIAERNDTLMICRRDDEDQIKKFVTDVRIQKGDSLV, from the coding sequence ATGGCTAACAATTTTTGTGTGATAATGGCAGGTGGTGTAGGAAGTCGATTTTGGCCACTTAGTCGTACAGCACGTCCGAAACAATTTTTAGATATTTTAGGAACAGGAAAAACTTTTATTCAACAAACATACGAGCGTTTTCAGTCAATAGTACCCAACGAAAATTTTATTGTTGTTACCAATGCCTTGTACAAAGACCTGGTAAAAACGCAGTTGCCCGAACTTACCGACGGGCAGATTTTACTGGAACCATTACGCCGGAATACGGCACCTTGCTTAGCTTATGCAGCTAATAAAATTGCAACAATCGACCAGGAAGCCAATATTATTGTAACGCCGTCCGATCATTTGATTTTGAAAGAGGAGGAATTTCAAAAACAAATCAGAAACGGGTTAGAGTTTGCTGCCGAAAAACCTGCATTGCTAACGCTCGGAATTAAGCCCAACCGACCCGAAACAGGTTACGGATACATACAGGTGAAACGAAAAAAGGAGTTTCGCGACCTGGATAATCTGTATAAAGTGAAAACGTTTACAGAAAAGCCCAACGAAGAAATGGCGAAGATTTTTATCGATAGTGGTGAGTTTTACTGGAACTCGGGAATTTTTATTGCCTCGCTGTCAACCATGCTTGAATCGTTGCAGCAACACCTTACCGAAATTGCCCTGAAATTTGAACAAGGCCGCAGCAAAATGAATACGGCGAGCGAGGAGCCTTTTATTCGGAAAACTTACTCGGAATGCCAGGCCATATCAATTGATTACGGCATTATGGAAAAGGCAAAAAATGTGTATGTGCTTACTGCTGATTTTGGCTGGAGCGACCTTGGAACCTGGGGATCGTTGTACGAAAACAAAGAAAAAGATGAACTGGGAAATGTCATCAGGGCCGATAACGTTATGTTGTACGATACTGCCAATTGTATTGTCGATATTTCGAAAAATAAAATGGCAGTCATTCATGGTCTTGACGGTTATATTATTGCCGAACGCAACGACACGTTAATGATTTGCCGCCGCGATGATGAAGATCAGATAAAGAAGTTTGTTACCGATGTTCGCATTCAAAAAGGCGATTCGCTGGTATAG
- a CDS encoding ABC transporter permease produces MGFFFHIGRYFSMLKRVFARPEKHKLYIRQLFHEIENLGVNSVGIVIIISIFIGGIMTIQFAYSMANPMYPSELVGLGTRDTLLLEFSSTMLALIMAGKVGSNITSEIGTMRVTEQIDSLEIMGVNSASFLILPKIIAVVFIFPFLYIISVFFGLLGGLVTGPIAGVITIPDYIDGIQWLFYPYYITFSIIKSLVFGFLVASVPAYFGYYVQGGALEVGKASTKAVVNTNILILFFDLILTRLLLT; encoded by the coding sequence ATGGGGTTTTTCTTTCACATAGGCCGATATTTTTCGATGCTGAAACGTGTTTTTGCACGACCCGAGAAACACAAACTGTACATCAGGCAGTTGTTTCACGAAATTGAAAACCTGGGAGTAAACTCGGTGGGTATCGTTATCATCATTTCAATTTTTATTGGTGGAATTATGACCATCCAGTTCGCCTACAGTATGGCAAACCCGATGTACCCTTCAGAATTAGTGGGTTTGGGTACCCGCGATACACTGCTACTCGAATTTTCGTCGACCATGCTGGCGCTTATTATGGCCGGTAAAGTAGGGTCGAATATTACTTCCGAAATTGGAACGATGCGGGTTACCGAGCAAATCGATTCGCTGGAGATTATGGGCGTTAACTCGGCCAGTTTTCTTATCCTTCCTAAAATAATTGCAGTTGTTTTTATCTTTCCGTTCCTCTATATCATCAGTGTGTTTTTCGGATTGCTGGGTGGTTTGGTAACCGGCCCCATTGCCGGCGTAATTACCATTCCGGATTACATTGACGGAATTCAGTGGTTGTTTTACCCGTACTACATCACTTTCTCGATTATAAAATCGCTGGTGTTTGGTTTTTTAGTGGCCTCGGTGCCGGCTTATTTTGGCTACTACGTGCAAGGCGGCGCGCTCGAAGTAGGTAAAGCAAGTACAAAAGCCGTGGTAAACACGAATATCCTTATCCTGTTTTTCGACTTAATTTTAACCCGTCTGCTATTAACCTGA
- a CDS encoding ATP-binding cassette domain-containing protein — translation MITLKNIVKTFDGNTVLKGISTVFEQGKTNLIIGRSGSGKTVLLKSTLGLFEVDSGEIWYNDRNFTQMNEKERKVLRREVGMVFQGGALFDSISVEDNVRFPLEMFTEMSSAEKQKRVDFCLDHVNIAKQAFKLSPSEISGGMQKRVAIARAIALNPKYLFCDEPNSGLDPETATVIDKLIQNLTKEFEMTTIINTHDMNSVIEIGESVLFISQGEKEWEGTKNDILNSGNQKLEDFIFANKLYAQMKKGQ, via the coding sequence ATGATTACACTTAAAAACATAGTGAAAACATTCGACGGCAATACGGTTCTGAAAGGCATTTCAACCGTGTTTGAGCAGGGGAAAACCAACCTGATTATTGGCCGAAGTGGATCGGGGAAAACGGTTTTACTGAAATCAACACTGGGGCTTTTTGAGGTTGACAGTGGCGAGATTTGGTACAACGACCGCAATTTTACCCAAATGAACGAGAAAGAACGCAAAGTGCTGCGCCGCGAGGTGGGAATGGTTTTCCAGGGTGGTGCTTTGTTCGACAGTATTTCGGTGGAAGACAACGTACGTTTTCCGTTGGAGATGTTTACCGAAATGAGCTCGGCCGAAAAACAAAAACGTGTTGACTTTTGCCTCGATCATGTAAACATTGCTAAACAGGCTTTTAAACTCTCGCCCAGCGAAATTAGCGGCGGAATGCAAAAACGTGTGGCCATTGCCCGCGCCATTGCACTAAACCCGAAATACCTGTTTTGCGACGAACCCAACTCTGGCCTCGATCCCGAAACAGCGACGGTTATTGATAAGCTGATTCAGAACCTTACAAAGGAGTTTGAAATGACAACCATTATTAACACCCACGATATGAACTCGGTAATTGAAATTGGCGAATCGGTGCTGTTTATTTCGCAGGGAGAAAAAGAATGGGAAGGTACCAAAAACGATATTCTGAATTCGGGAAATCAAAAACTGGAGGACTTTATTTTTGCTAATAAATTGTATGCACAAATGAAAAAGGGGCAGTAA
- a CDS encoding ARMT1-like domain-containing protein: MNYECLICQVKALQKRMDKYEIAEEKRNSIVSKAISSLAGIDLDKSFSPEITSNILNELEKESEIKDPYAAEKAESNQALLSRYNEFKTKVEESDDKFDTALRYAIAGNIIDFGPTHRFNVDETIERVFQTELAIDDSKALKAEIKKAKTILYLGDNCGEIVMDKLFLETINHPNVIFAVRDQPVLNDATLKEAREVGLHKVATLITNGDNTPSTLLHRVSKEFLEIYRSADLIISKGMGNFEGLMDESDPRLFYLLMIKCPVIGQKVGAEKGDFVVKRSKS; encoded by the coding sequence ATGAACTACGAATGCCTAATTTGCCAGGTTAAAGCGCTGCAAAAACGTATGGATAAATACGAAATTGCTGAAGAGAAACGAAATTCGATTGTTAGCAAGGCCATTTCAAGCCTTGCAGGCATCGACCTCGATAAAAGTTTTTCGCCAGAAATTACCAGCAATATTTTAAATGAACTGGAAAAGGAATCGGAGATTAAAGATCCGTATGCTGCCGAAAAAGCGGAAAGTAACCAGGCTTTGTTAAGTCGTTACAACGAATTCAAAACAAAGGTTGAAGAGTCGGACGATAAATTTGACACTGCACTGCGTTACGCCATTGCCGGAAACATTATCGATTTTGGGCCAACACACCGTTTTAATGTAGACGAAACCATAGAGCGCGTATTTCAAACCGAGCTTGCCATTGACGATTCAAAGGCCTTAAAAGCAGAAATTAAAAAAGCCAAAACCATTTTATACCTGGGCGACAATTGTGGCGAGATTGTAATGGACAAACTCTTCCTGGAAACCATTAATCACCCGAATGTAATATTTGCCGTTCGCGATCAACCGGTGCTAAACGATGCAACCTTAAAAGAAGCCCGTGAAGTTGGTTTGCACAAGGTTGCCACCTTAATTACCAACGGCGATAACACGCCCTCAACTTTACTCCATCGGGTAAGCAAGGAATTTCTGGAAATCTATCGCTCAGCCGATCTTATCATTTCAAAAGGCATGGGAAATTTTGAAGGTTTAATGGATGAAAGCGATCCGCGACTATTTTACCTACTGATGATAAAATGCCCGGTCATCGGCCAAAAAGTTGGCGCCGAAAAAGGGGATTTTGTGGTAAAACGAAGCAAAAGCTAA
- a CDS encoding bifunctional response regulator/alkaline phosphatase family protein, which produces MNKPRILWTDDEIDLLRAHIIFLQEKGYEVETATNGLDAIEKVESGYFDIIFLDENMPGMTGLETLTKIKDISPNVPVVMITKSEEENIMDEAVGAKIADYLIKPVNPKQILLSLKKNIDQKRLVTEQTTSKYQMQFAQIGMKINDRLTFDEWKDIYRQLVYWELELSESEDSAMDQILTMQKEEANKAFFRFVKENYQDWFTRDFEDRPMLSPDIFKHRVFPHLNDGKKTFVLVVDNLRYDQWRIFSPEINNYFRTVTEDLYCGILPTATMYARNAMFAGLMPSEIEKLYPQLWLDDDNEGHKNRNEEELLRKQLERFARKESLYFEKGSGAKKERWVQDNLNNILKNDLSVMVVNFVDMISHARTEMDMIRELANNEKAYRSLTLSWFKNSSLLELLKSLADEDIRVVITTDHGAIRVDNPVKIIGDRETNTNLRYKLGKNLNFKSKNVFEIRDPRSIYLPSRNVSTSYVFAQGTDFFAYPNNYNYYANYYKDTFQHGGISMEELIIPVITLDPKK; this is translated from the coding sequence ATGAACAAGCCACGAATACTTTGGACAGACGACGAAATCGATCTCTTACGCGCACACATCATATTTTTACAGGAAAAAGGATACGAAGTTGAAACCGCTACCAATGGCCTCGATGCCATTGAAAAAGTGGAGTCGGGTTACTTCGATATAATTTTTTTGGACGAGAACATGCCGGGGATGACCGGCCTGGAAACACTGACAAAAATTAAGGATATTTCGCCCAATGTGCCGGTGGTAATGATTACCAAAAGCGAAGAGGAAAACATAATGGATGAAGCGGTTGGAGCGAAAATTGCCGATTACCTGATAAAACCGGTTAACCCGAAACAGATTTTGTTATCGCTGAAAAAGAACATCGATCAGAAGCGACTGGTTACTGAGCAAACTACATCGAAATACCAGATGCAGTTTGCACAAATTGGGATGAAAATAAACGACCGATTGACTTTTGATGAGTGGAAAGATATATACCGGCAACTGGTTTACTGGGAGCTGGAGTTGAGTGAATCGGAAGATTCAGCCATGGATCAGATTCTTACCATGCAAAAAGAGGAGGCCAACAAGGCATTTTTCAGATTTGTGAAAGAGAATTACCAGGATTGGTTTACCCGCGATTTTGAAGATCGTCCGATGTTGTCGCCCGATATTTTTAAGCACCGTGTTTTTCCACACCTTAACGATGGTAAAAAAACTTTTGTGCTGGTAGTTGACAATCTTCGTTACGATCAGTGGCGGATATTCAGTCCCGAAATAAATAACTATTTCCGTACGGTAACGGAAGACCTGTACTGTGGTATATTGCCAACAGCAACCATGTATGCGCGTAATGCCATGTTTGCCGGTTTAATGCCCTCCGAAATTGAAAAGTTGTATCCGCAATTGTGGCTCGACGATGATAACGAAGGACATAAAAACCGTAATGAAGAGGAGTTGTTGCGTAAACAGTTGGAGCGTTTTGCCCGCAAAGAAAGCCTGTATTTTGAAAAAGGATCGGGGGCTAAAAAAGAGCGTTGGGTACAGGATAACCTAAATAATATCTTGAAAAACGATCTTTCGGTGATGGTGGTGAATTTTGTAGATATGATTTCGCATGCCCGCACCGAAATGGACATGATTCGCGAGTTGGCCAATAACGAAAAAGCTTATCGCTCGTTAACGTTGAGCTGGTTTAAAAACTCGTCGTTGCTGGAGCTGTTGAAGTCGCTTGCCGACGAGGATATACGCGTGGTAATTACTACCGACCACGGAGCAATTCGTGTTGATAATCCGGTGAAAATTATTGGCGACCGCGAAACCAATACCAATCTGCGTTACAAGCTGGGTAAGAATCTGAATTTTAAATCGAAAAATGTGTTTGAGATACGCGATCCGAGAAGCATTTATCTGCCATCGCGAAATGTAAGTACCAGCTATGTATTTGCACAGGGAACCGACTTTTTCGCATATCCGAATAACTATAATTATTACGCAAATTATTACAAGGATACGTTTCAGCACGGAGGTATTTCAATGGAAGAGCTGATCATTCCGGTGATTACCTTGGATCCTAAAAAGTAG